Within Anopheles ziemanni chromosome 2, idAnoZiCoDA_A2_x.2, whole genome shotgun sequence, the genomic segment ATTTACTAATCGAACGGGTTTTTGTTAATAAATAGAGATTCTTCTCTGCTTGCATTTcaattcgtttcattttttcctttgttttagTTAGATTTTCCTTTAGCgtacaatattttataatgtttCGTTTAGATAGGATCGTAGTAAAAATTAATAGTTAACACTTGTGTTGGTGTGTCGGTGTGTCACAGGATACCATATATTGCTAACCACTAGGAGCTATGTAAGCTTGTCTTTGTTATGTTTCTGGTTTATTATCCTTGCCTTGGAGCGATTCattgataaaaaaagataatagCGTTTTCTGGCCTTTTTTTTCAGCTTCCCTACAATTTTCCATGGTATGCTCCCTCCGGGGGTAATCTCCTATCTAACTTTGTTTATATTGTCCCTTATCCTTCCTAGTTCTCAGATGCCCTTCAGTCATAGTCATGAATTCGCTCACTCATGTCCTATCGTGTGTTCGTGTGACTCTAAACTTCGTCAATTTCGTTCCATTTCGTCAATTCAAATCAATATCATCCACCTGGACCGAGATGGCCAACACCACAGGTGGATGTGTTCAAGTGTCTTAAAAATCGAAACGTGTCAATGTTacttgtaaaaaaaatcaggaCTTATGAAGTATATGTATAAGGATAGcgttaataataataatattcgaccgtaaaaatgtataaaacaaTCACAAATGAGTGTACGTTTCTATTCATTCAAGTTCGTAGTGAAGTGTTCGCTGTTCGCTTGCGGAAGTCAAAAGGTGGAATATTGATTATTTTCTCCCGCCttcagcttttttttcgttttgtgtaCCGATTGCCGGATAAAAGAAGATATCGAATAAAATGCTACAAAAGTACAATGAATGCAATTGAATATGCTTCTCGGGAAGGAATTTTTAGGGTGAGATTTGGTGCCCTGAACAAAGCAGCGTGACCGATGCATCTATATTCGTTCTATTCTATCAGGACGACTTCGACGTCACCATCCATGCTACCTCTCACCGGCGTTGGAAAACGTATGCTTCTTGTGGTCATATACAGGCAACTCAGTTCTTGAAGCTTCTTGGCGCGGGTGAAATAATCGATTCAGTTCTATGAAGGTATCGCTGTCTGGAGGTGGCTGTGTATGTGCTAATGTACAATCATACTTTCCTGCCAAATGGGCAGGCAGTTGTTGCTCATGGAGCGGATTTTTTCTCCCGTTTTCTCACTAACTTCTAGATTCGATCTTACGCTTCTGTCCACCAGCTTCACATTCTTTGCCTTTCTTTTCCTGGTTTTGCAAGTTCAGCCTAGTTTCGCTGCTCAGGAATTGGAAAGCGGGACGGCAGCGTGGCCTGGTGAAAGAGCTTATTAGCGGATCGGCCAAAGCGAACGAGATCAACTCGTGTCCACCGCCGTCCGTTGGGTATTACTGTCGCCGTTGAGCTGCGCCTGTTGTCCCTCCTCTTGCGCCGAGGGAGCAAAGATTTCCACCGCCTGCTGGGGTTGACTGTTGGCCAGCTTCTGCTTGCGCTTCATTTCCATCAGCTGCTTTCGCTGGGCTTCCCGTTTGGCCGCTGCCAACGCGGCGGATGCCTTTTTCGTCTCAACCGCACCACCGTTGGCACTGCCGTCGGTCACGGTGgtaccgccgccgccgccattcGTCTGCGTTTTGTACGGGCGTTTCACCAGTTTTGTCGTGCGAGGTGCTCCATTGCGAGCCTGTGGTGGACTCTTTGGAATTGGtttctaaaaagaaaacaagagatCCGAAATACATTTGGTGTGACAAATTTTCCTGTTGGCGTCATTATTGCCGCTCCACCTACCCGCCATCCATTTTTCCGGAACGAATCGATCTCCACGAAGGTGGCATCGACATTGTTCACCTGCAGCATCACCATGTCCCAGAATCCGCGCAGATCTTCACCGGTCGTTTGGAACTTTTCATCAGGCGATTGGTTAAGATTCGTGTAGCACAAATCTGAAACGGAGGTAAAATCGTTAGAAGATTTCAAGGGCAATTTTGtcatgaaagaaaaaactaaacatcGTATAAGATTTAAAACGAACCACACGCTGCTCATGAATTCTCATTCAGTGCGCAATCACAATACCATGAAGTGCGTTCTGCTTTCCGAAACGCGTACTAATAATATTAATGAGCACGCAATAGCAAAACCACAAGGAAAGGCGgaagaagttttgtttttaaacttaGACGCCAAACATCGCATGCGTAATGGAAAGGGGATGGTACTATACGCTTTGTTGCGTTCCTCCCGCACAAAATACTCCTCGTGACCCGTTCAACGTGCTGCCTTTCATTACCGGCCTACCCTATCTACGGAATATCgatggaatgttttgttttgacttCCTTTAATCACAATCACTTCTTGCTTATATGCTTTCAACATGTCCGAAGCGTTTCTCTAAAAGGGTATCTTGAAAGCGTATGATAATGGCTTGTCGTGTCTGCGAAATAGTTGCAGAACGGGTAAACAACGGGTTATTTTACGTGTTCATGGGCATCAATTGACGGAGCTCTAAGTTGTGAAATGTgaaatgtattaaaaaaaataacaatcacgGAACTTTAAATATTACGCATGTTGTAGGAAAATACTTCAAgttcaaataaattataaaaaatctattactttgaaatatttaGTGAGGCATTCTAAATttcttatacatttttttattgcaaagtAAATACTTCTAGAGTATTAGCGTATTAGAGTGAGTAttgatcaaaataaaaaatttggaGCTTTCGTATCATTCACGAATACTCCCATATGCTAGTGATAAGACAAACTGCTTATCACTTACGAACGCAGGTTACCATACAAAACAATCGCCTTATGCAGTTCGATTGTAAACGGATACTATGTGAAACGTTATCAGTCCCCCAATCACACCGAGGCGCCAGAGATAGTCTCGTGACGTGCGAAACCAGATCCGGCATATCAGCAGCACCTTGACCGGCTAGAAGGACGTGTGTCATGCGCTTTTATCAAATTCATACTAACCTTCAAACTGTTTCATCTTCTGCGAGCACAGCAGGCGGGCTTTGCCTACGGCGACCAGAATGTAGCCGTTCAGATCCTCACCAATGACGACGCCATTGCCCTAAaattaaccaaaccaaaactatCAGTTGCCAAATCCGAGACACACACAGTGACACACTAAGTGCCCTAAGCTACGCAGGCGCAAACGATTGTGGACGGTCGGAAGACGGACGGGGAggcaaggaaaaggaaacaacaagGAGTCGCCGATAGATTTGAGGATTGGATTTAAGAATTTGTCTCTCGGTAAATAGAATTTGTACAAATCCGAGTAGACACCGTACTGCCACGTCTAACGTTTTGCACTTTTGCGTTAGATAATGCACACCACTGCAGAAGTGCCATGGGACTTCTTGCGTACCTGCAGCTGACTGATCTCTTTCTCCACCTCGTCGGCCATTGCTTGTAGTCGATGGCGCTCGGTTTTCAGTATCTGCAGGAAATAGTTTCCATCGAGCACattattgttgttgctgctgctttcgGTACCATTGGTTGCGGTTGCTTCGATGATCGTTGCTGACACTGGTCCTAATACTTCTTCCACTGTTGATTTGGTACGTCGATTGTCAACTTCCGCTTCCACCGGGAGCTGATGGGGTTGATGACGATCGATGCCAGCCATCGTTACTGTGGTTCCGACGCCTACTACTAGTGTCGTTTCGCCACCGTTTGTTGTACGCATACTGTTGGTGGTCACTGCCTGCTCCGTCGGGGTACTATTATCACAATGCACGGCTTCAACAACTTCACCGACAATTTCGAGTCCGGTCCTATCAACGtcactgctgctactgctatCGACAACACCGTTCTGTTGGCCGTTCTCGATCACACTAGCGACTGTCGCCGGTTTTAGCACGTCGGCCTCGGCGGTGTCAGGTACGACGACGGTCGCGATGGCGGAAGCCGTCTGCTGCTGACTACTAACACACCGTTCTGCCGCCGGTGGAGACACCACTACCAGCGAGCGCAGTTGCTTCTCCACTGCTGCGACGTCCGGCGTTAGTATACTACCGGAATAGCAGCGGCCGTCGTCAGTCGACGTCTGATGTTGTTCTTCCTGCTGTTCGATGACGTTGTTGCTTTTCACCGTTCGCGTGCTGGTGTTACTATGGTGAcggatgatgctgctgctttccTCCGTGATCACCGCGTGGTGACCATTGCTGCtcgcggatgatgatgatatcgTTGCACCATTCGCGTTTGTGGTGATGTGTGACGACGTTCGGGCACTTTTTGTTGTCGTTCGATTTGTGCTACCGTTCGATAGCTGGTGCCCCTCTTCCCGCTCGATTACCTCGCTGTGTCTGTTGTTACCATTTATGACCGGGATGGTGCTATGACGGTGCGCCACGTTGTCTGCCGTCGCACTGGTTCCATTGGGAAGAATGTTATTTCCATTCATGGCGACCGCCGCCGCCTGCATGGTACGATTCGGTGACGCTTTGGGTACTTTTTTCGGTGAGAAAATTTGCAGCTGCGCCCGGAACTCGGGTCGCAAGTGTCGCAGCACCGGTAAGGCATCGATCTCCGGGTCTGCTTCGTCCTGATCTTCACTGTTAATATGACGGTTATTCTCATCCACCGTGATAAGCGAGTTCCATTCGTTCGTGGAGTACGCGTACGGATGGTGTCCGTTTCCGACACCGTTTTTCGCCAACGATCCGGTCGCTCCATTACCATTCGTCATCGATTGACCACCTGTCTTGCCAGTCGTGGCCATCGGAGCACCATTGGTCGGAGCCCCATTgccatggttttcgttggcGATGTTGTTAAGGTACTTGCGTTCACTGCTACTGTAGTACTGTTTATTGATGACTACACCTTCGCTTGCACCGTACAGCTTTTCAACACGCTGCTGGATGAAGCTTTTCTTGGGTGTTGCTAAAAGCTGTGAATCCTCCCGTGTCAAGCTACTGATTTGCGACTGCGATGAGATGACTTTCGAGCGCATTGCCGTACCACCGCCGCCGAGGAAACTGCCGTTACCGTTGAAAAATCCATTCACTCCTGCGTTATCCGTTACGTCGGTGACGCCTCCCATGGATGGCGAAACGGGTCCATTTAATCCCCTCATTCGTCCTCCACCTGCACCATTCGTGCCAGCCGATCCGTTCATCTTAAACATTCGATTCGTTCCACTTCCGATCGTGCCACTGTAGTTGTTATTGATCGTGTTGTTCATACTGACGTAGCTAAGCGTCGGAGCGGTCAGTAGATGACCACCACCGGCCGAATCCGTGCGGTTGTAATGCAGCGTCGCGATGATCGGACGGCTCGGGGACACTTCGCGTGACTTGTTTATATCCTGCCGAAGCTTTGAATCGTACGTCGTCAGGTTCGAGTAGCCATTAACGCAGCAGGCCAGGTTCAGATAGCTTGGCTTCTTGTTCGATGCCGGTGCGGTTGGGGACGTATCACCCCCACCGAGCAGTGGTTGGGTGGAAGGGCACGGAGGATGCTGAGAGGAGGCGGTCGTCGTTAGGACGGTGCTGATGTGACCGGTTACCGGATCCAGGACGCTCGTGACCGCTTGGCAGTTGATCACCGGTAGCATGCAGCGCTCCTTAATTCCGGCGGTGAACTCGCGCGTAATATCCTTGCCAGAAATGGGCGTTAGGAAGTTAAGCTCTCCGGATGTGTCTGTAATagtaaagtaaaaaagaaaaaatcacaaTTAAACAATCGGtagacaaaaatttaaaaggaataaaaagaaCGTGATATAAATCAGACAAAAACAATCATTCCGAAGTGCACTTTACACTTCTACGCGATGCATTTCTTTCCAAACGTTGATTCTCTTGCCACAAACCTTTTGTCTTGCACTGTTTCAATGATAAACGAGACCCCATTTTCATCGTGCGGACCAATTTCAGAATTTAAATTGCGCACGTCCACAAGAAAGTAAGACAATTCCCGGCACAACACGAACACTGATGTCCCCCCAGTCTCACTTTAGACCAATCGGCACAAAACGTGACAATCGGACAAGGGACGAATCATGCAAAAAATGAGACGGAACAAATGAGATAACGGCGACGGACAACGATTGGTATGTTTCTTATAAGGTTTCATTAAGATGTGATGTACGCCACTAACAAAGAGGCGTTAAGGACTAAAAGCCACCGTTTGTTATCATGAACCTTTGGTAAGTAATCACTAAATTTCAATGTGCCCAACGACCTTGCGTCGAAACACGTCTTATACGATGAGGTCAACATAACTAACCTTCCTCAAAAGTAGTTACTCTCTTCTCTCAATCGATCATTTTCAAGTTCACCCAAGGACATGGTTGTGCAAAAAGCGACCAAAACGCATGAAATAATAAAGCATGCTCACCAGACCAGGGGCAACCAAAGCAAATCGACATTTAATTACCGTTTCCCACGCCGCGATTACGGTGAAGGTGAGAAAAAGTGCCACGGACGCGGTGGTGGCACAAGAGTGTAATAAATTACAACACTTCCAGCTAACTCTGCCGGTTAGTAGCCGATCGATTGCTTACGATGGCAAAACAGGCACCCACACGTCCCCTTACTCACATTGCCATAAACTTGGTTGAAAGGCGGAAGGACGAAACGGTTGAATTCATTTCAAGAAGCCTATAGCTGTGCGGTAAATATCAAGTGGGTGTTCGTCACTGTCCGGGAAGTAGCTCCTCATTTCTCTCGTGACGTGTGGAGGAAGCGAGCCGGCCAGGAGGAAAAATCGTCCCTGAAACATTTTTATGGTAGCCGTAAAAAGGCTATCAATTAATCGCTGGCTTGCAGTAAATGAAGGACCCATGTTTAAGGACAAATCCTTGGGATTCCTTAAGTTCGATGTTTGTGTTCTTTTAACGTTAAATAAATACCATGTCCATTATTAACCTTGCGAGGGTAAtcgtttaaaatttatttgattctaTCTACACGAAAAGCACAGTACAAATCCAACACGTTCTGCCTAAACCTAATTAAAATGCCATTTTGAACTGATAAACCCCCACCACTCCTAAATTGGTTCCAATGGAAACAGACTATCCACTGCTCGCCATCAGTTTGCAAATAAACGTTCGATAATGCAATCACCTCGCATTAGGCTCGAAAAATAACATTGACGGATGGGGATTCGTTTGCAACGaggtgtgtatgtttttcaatGGCACAGCGAGACAACATTACGATCAATAGGCGTGTGCAATGTGCTTCACTTGAAGCAGACATATTGACATTTTCGATGCAATACGAGTGATGATGGTGCCTTTAAGCCTCCGcttgagccacattcaagagGCTCTAAATAACCTCCAAGGTGAGATGGTGCAATGTTGTGTACGAACGGACAACGCATCTCGCCTTGACCGTTCGAAGCCAAATAAATCAAGTGAAAAGGTGGCTCAAGAAGATCAATTTACCTTTCCATTTTACATATCACGTAGACGGGCAGGGCATAAAAGGCTTTTGGTTGCAAAAGGTTTTTTATTCCAATGTTTTGCTTCACCAGGCAAACTTTCGTTGAATTTATTACGCTTAATGGGGTGccctttaaattaaaacaggcACGACTGTACACGCGTTAAGTTATCATGGTACATGTTTATTTCGAAACCACAATCAACCGTAAACCACTGAGGCAAACTTTACATCCTCCCATATCAACAAACCCTTATCAGAGGGTCTGCGAACTGGtatgttgttattgtttttctttgcagttGTTTTGGGTTGAACTATATGCTCCACGCGGGGAACTGAACACGATTGGATGCAGTTCATGTCGTAGTTTTATGTTCCACGAACACAAACACTCTCGCCTTCGTCGTCGTGTGGTGGTGATGCAAAAGCGAGAATCGATGGAGGACATCCATCCAACCCGGCACAACCCCGACGTAGATAGCGCGAATAAAAACATTGATGGAGTAGTAATGTTTACCATGCAGCCAAGTCTCGCCCGACTGTGGTCaatggttttctttcttttttttcagggCAGTCCCAACCTTACAGTATGCGAATGTGTCACGCGATAACATCGACCCTCATTGCCACCATTGCCTGACTATCTGTGCTTGGTGGTGGGTTTTTATCAGCGTCAATCGTATCCAAACGGATGGCAGGAGGCTTCATGAGCCCGATGGCACGTCCTATTCGAAAGCTAGCTGATGGTTTTATTGCCAATCGATAATTGTAACCAGAAATGACAAGCTACAATAAGCCGATAGCGTTCTTTCGTCAGCCAATGAGATGACTAACCATGTCATTTATGATAAGATCGTCTTTAGCAGATCATCCACCTTAGAGTCTTATTACTGAGAAGTTTTAAATCATGTGTTGTTTGTCAATACAATAATCTTCCAAAACAGATTTCGAACACAAGctaaatattttcatcaaataaATACCATTCGTTACGAGCACTTGcaattgtttgtgttttttctgt encodes:
- the LOC131282716 gene encoding uncharacterized protein LOC131282716 codes for the protein MDRSVDSIGSCSLDVDADSTDFSDTSGELNFLTPISGKDITREFTAGIKERCMLPVINCQAVTSVLDPVTGHISTVLTTTASSQHPPCPSTQPLLGGGDTSPTAPASNKKPSYLNLACCVNGYSNLTTYDSKLRQDINKSREVSPSRPIIATLHYNRTDSAGGGHLLTAPTLSYVSMNNTINNNYSGTIGSGTNRMFKMNGSAGTNGAGGGRMRGLNGPVSPSMGGVTDVTDNAGVNGFFNGNGSFLGGGGTAMRSKVISSQSQISSLTREDSQLLATPKKSFIQQRVEKLYGASEGVVINKQYYSSSERKYLNNIANENHGNGAPTNGAPMATTGKTGGQSMTNGNGATGSLAKNGVGNGHHPYAYSTNEWNSLITVDENNRHINSEDQDEADPEIDALPVLRHLRPEFRAQLQIFSPKKVPKASPNRTMQAAAVAMNGNNILPNGTSATADNVAHRHSTIPVINGNNRHSEVIEREEGHQLSNGSTNRTTTKSARTSSHITTNANGATISSSSASSNGHHAVITEESSSIIRHHSNTSTRTVKSNNVIEQQEEQHQTSTDDGRCYSGSILTPDVAAVEKQLRSLVVVSPPAAERCVSSQQQTASAIATVVVPDTAEADVLKPATVASVIENGQQNGVVDSSSSSDVDRTGLEIVGEVVEAVHCDNSTPTEQAVTTNSMRTTNGGETTLVVGVGTTVTMAGIDRHQPHQLPVEAEVDNRRTKSTVEEVLGPVSATIIEATATNGTESSSNNNNVLDGNYFLQILKTERHRLQAMADEVEKEISQLQGNGVVIGEDLNGYILVAVGKARLLCSQKMKQFEDLCYTNLNQSPDEKFQTTGEDLRGFWDMVMLQVNNVDATFVEIDSFRKNGWRKPIPKSPPQARNGAPRTTKLVKRPYKTQTNGGGGGTTVTDGSANGGAVETKKASAALAAAKREAQRKQLMEMKRKQKLANSQPQQAVEIFAPSAQEEGQQAQLNGDSNTQRTAVDTS